Genomic segment of Nocardiopsis mwathae:
GGCGCCAGGGCCAGGAAGAACGCCGGGATGCCGAAGGTCACCGCGTTGATCAGGGTGGCGTGGCGGGGGAAGAACGGGTAGGAGACGGCGAGCAGGCCGACGATCGTGGCCATCGTCATCGAGTACACGGTCTTGGTCAGGAACAGGTTGGCCACCCGCTCGATGTTGCCGATGACCCGCCGCCCCTCGGCGACCACCGCCGGAAGCGTGGCGAAACGGTTGTCCAGCAGCACGATCTGGGCCACCGACCGCGACGCCGGGCTGCCCGAGCCCATGGCCACGCCGATGTCGGCCTCCTTCAGCGCCAGCACGTCGTTGACGCCGTCACCGGTCATCGCGACCGTGTGCTCGCGCTTCTGCAGCCCCCGCACCATGTCGCGCTTCTGCTCGGGCGTCACCCGCCCGAAGACCGAGGTCCGCTCCACCGCGTCGTCGAAGCCGCCCTGCCCGCTCGCCAGCTCCCGGGCGTCCACGGGTGACTCGGCGCCGGGCAGCTCCAGCTCCCGGGCCACGGCCCCCACCGAGGCGGCGTTGTCCCCCGAGACCACCTTGACCTCGACGCCCTGCTCGGCGAAGTAGCGCAGGGTGGGCGCGGCGTCGTCGCGCAGGCGCTGGTCCAGCACGACCAGCGAGACAGGGGTGAGGGTGCCGGGCGCCTCGGGGGCGTCGACCGGTGTGCCCGAGCGCGCCAGCAGCAGCACCCGCATGCCCTGGGCGCCGATGCGCTCGGCCTCGGCCGCCTCCGGGCTGTCCGGCGCGGCCAGCACGTCGGGCGCGCCGAGCACGTAGTGCCGCTCCCCGGCCGGGGTGGCGAAGCTCGCGCCGCTCCACTTGCGCGCCGAGGAGAACGCGGCGGTGGCCGTCACCGCCCAGTCCGGCGGCCCGCCGCAGGCCTCGCCGACCGCCGCCAGGCTCGCGTTGGGCCGCGGGTCGGCCGCGGCCAGTGCCGCCAGCACCTCGCGCGGCGCCGTCCGTTCGCCGTTGACCCCGCCGCCCAGGTCGCGGACCTCCGCCAGCCGCATGCCGTTCTCGGTGAGTGTGCCGGTCTTGTCGGTGCACACGATGTCGACGCGCGCCAGCCCCTCGATCGCGGGCAGCTCCTGCACCAGGCACTTGCGGCGGCCCAGCCGGATGACACCGACCGCGAAGGCGACGCTGATCAGCAGTACCAGGCCCTCGGGGACCATCGACACCAGGGCGGCCACCATGCCGCGCAGCGCCTCGGCCAGCGGCCCGTGGATCTGCCCCCCGTCGAGGCTCTCCCTGATGCCGACCTGCCCGCCCAGGGCCAGCTGGCTGAAGATGAGCAGCCCGCCGATGGGGAACAGCGCCCAGGTGATGAACTTCAGGATCCGGTCGATCCCCGAGCGCAGCTCGGAGTGGACCAGACTGAACCGGCTGGCCTCCTCGGCCAGCCGCGCCGCATACGCGTGCCGACCGACCTTGGCGGCGCGGAACCGGCCGGTGCCCGCGACGACGAAGCTGCCCGACATCACCCTGTCCCCGGGGGCCTTGAGGACAGGATCGGCCTCGCCGGTCAGCAGCGACTCGTCGACCTCCAGCCCGGCGGCGGCCACCACCGCGCCGTCGACCGGCACCTGGTCGCCCTGGCCCAGCTCGATCACGTCGTCGAGGACCACGTCCTGCGGCCGGACCTCGACGACCTCCCCGTCGCGCACCACCCGCGGGTGGGCGGCGTTCACGATGGCCAGTTTGTCCAGGGTGCGCTTCGCACGCAGCTCCTGGACGATGCCGATCAGCGTGTTGATCACGATCACCAGGGCGAACAGGCCGTCCTGCATCGGGCCGATGACCGCGATGATGCCGAACAGCACCGCGATCATGGCGTTGATGCGGGTGAACACGTTGCCCCGGACGATCTGCCCCAGCGTGCGGCTGGCCCGCACCGGAACGTCGTTGGTGCGGCCCTGGGCGACGCGTTCGGCGACCTCGGCGGAGGAGAGCCCGCGCACCTCCTCGGCAGGGTCCGCGACCTGCTCCATTCGTTCGCCCTGGGGGGCCATCCACGCTCCAAGTACTCGCTGCGGTCACAATGAAGGGGAAAACGGCCGGCGGGGATCCTCACTTCGCACCCGACCGACCAGCAGCCTATGTGAAGTCGCGGCCCGCGGCGGTAGGACAAGGGCCCGTTTCGCCCGGTGTGCCGCCTGTCCTCCGACCCGGGCGCGCAGTGGCGGCCGGTCGGCGCCGGGGCACCGCGCAGCCGGACGGAACACCGAGGGCGAGGAGAACACGTATGTGTACGGCCGTCGTCGGCTTCGACCCCGGAGCCGAGGTGCCGCTGCTGGTCGCCGCGATACGCGACGAAATGGCCGACCGCGGTTGGGAGCGCCCCGCCCGCCACTGGCCCGGCCACCCCGACCTGATCGGCGGGCGCGACACCCGCGACGGCGGGACCTGGCTGGCCGTACACGCCGGCGCCGGCACCGGGCCGCGCGTCGGCGCCCTCCTCAACGGCTGGCCGGGCGGTGGACGCACCCCCCGCCTGGAGCCGACCGTCCCCGACCGCAGGCGCCGCAGCCGCGGACACCTGCCGCTGCTCATGGCCGAACACGGCAAGCTCACCCTCAGCGGCACCGAACTGCGCCGCTACGAACCCTTCCACCTGCTGGGCGCCGACGCCGCATCGGCGGTCCTCTACAGCTGGGACGGCCGCGAGCTCACCGAACGCGCCCTGCCCACCGGGGTGAGCGTCCTGGTCAACACGGGCCTGGACCCCGAGGAGCCGCGCGCCGCCCGGCACACCCCGCTGTTCGCGGCCACGCGGCCGAGCCCCGGCGCCGACACGCTGCGCTCGGCCGCCGACCCCGCACGGATCTGGGGCGAGTGGCCGCGCCTGGTCGACGCCGCAGCACGCGGCCCCGCCCGCACCGGCGGGTTGGGCCCCGGGCCCGACGACCCCTCCTCCCTGGTCGCCCGGGCCGACCTGGGCGGCGGCCGGATCTGGGCATCGGGATCTGTATCCTTGGTCGCCTGCTCCCCGCGGGAGGCCCGATACGCCTTCACCGGCGCGCCGGGAGACCCGGAGGCGTGGCGGATGGTCCGTTGACCTGGTGATCTTCCCGGGTCAGGGGTCGTCTCCGGTAAACCCCGGCGGTGCGTGTGGCGTCTCCTACTCGACGGCGCCTCCCGCGCCGCCGCTCGGGAGCCGGGGCCTCTCCGCGCCCGTCCTCGACCACGTCAACCCACGAAGCCGACCCACGAACAGGCGCCCGCCCCGGCGGGGACCGCCCGGGATTGCGACAACAGGTGATAGCTCGAAGATTCAGTGACCGGAGCCAGCGGGGCGAGGACGACGGGATCGCCCGGCCCCGCCTCCGCCCTCCCGGCTACTACCTCGAATCCGCCGCCTACTGGCTGCTCTACGTGGTGTCCTTCGCCGCCGCGTTCATGCACTGGCGGCTGGGCAACGAGCTGCTCGCGGCGCTGTGCGCCGGCGCCGTGATCGTCAGCGTGGCCGCCATCGCGCGCCTCTACCGGACCAGCCGCGCCCTGTAGCCGCGGCGGCGCCACCGCCCTCTTCCCTATTCCCCGAGGCGCTGGGAGGATCGCCTCTCTTTCCGCCCGCAGACTCCGGGCATTCCCCCACACACCGGCGGATAGTCTCGGATGTATGCGTTCTTGGTCTGCGCCTGACATCGTCCGCCTGCCGGGTAACGGCGGGCCGCTCCGCGTCCACGACACCGCCACCGGTACCCTGCGCACCACCGACCCCGGTCCCACCGCGCGGATGTATGTCTGCGGCATCACGCCCTACGACGCCGCCCACATCGGCCACGCCTTCACCTACCTCACCTTCGACCTCGTCGGCCGGGTGTGGCGGGACGCCGGGCACGAGGTCGACTACGTGCAGAACACCACCGACGTGGACGACCCCCTGCTGGAGCGCGCCGCGGCCAACGGGGAGGACTGGCGGGCGCTGGCCGAACGTGAGATCCAGGTCTTCCGCGAGGACATGACGGCGCTGCGCATCCTGCCGCCGCGCGCCTACGTCGGCGTCGTGGAGTCCGTGGAGCTCATCGCCGAGTTCGTCGCCAAGATCCGCGAGCGCGGCGCCGCCTACGAGATCGACGGCGACATCTACTTCTCCGCCGAGTCCGCGCCCCGCTTCGGTGAGGTGAGCCATCTGGGCCGCGACGAAATGCTGCGGCTGTTCGCCGAGCGCGGCGGAGACCCGGAGCGCCCCGGCAAGAAGGACCCCCTGGACTGGCTGCTGTGGCGGGCCGCGCGCCCCGGAGAACCCGCCTGGGACACCGTCCTGGGCCGGGGCCGCCCGGGATGGCACGTGGAGTGCAGCGCCATCTCCCTGCACGAGCTGGGCATGGGCTACGACCTCAACGGCGGCGGCAGCGACCTGGTCTTCCCGCACCACGAGATGGGCGCGGCCGAGGCCCGATGCGCCACCGGCACCGGACCCCACGCCCGTAACTACCTGCACGTCGGCATGGTCGGCCTGAACGGCGAGAAGATGTCGAAGTCGCTGGGCAACCTCGTGTTCGTCTCCCGGCTGCGCGAGCAGGGCGCCGACCCCATGGCGGTCCGCCTGGCCATGCTCGGCCACCACTACCGCACGTCCTGGGAGTGGGGCGACGCCGAGCTCACCGCGGCGACCGAGCGCCTCGCCCGCTGGCGCGCCGCGGCGGCACTGCCCACCGGCCCCGACGCCCTGCCGCTGCTCGCCCAGGTCCGCGCCGCCCTCGCCGACGACCTCGACACCGTCACCGCCCTGGCCGCGGTGGACGCCTGGGTCGGGGCCGCCCTGTCCGGCAGTGCCCAGGACGACCCCGCCGCCCCGGCCCTGGCCGCCGACATCACCGACACCCTGCTCGGTATCGGGCTGTAGGGCGCCCCGCCGTCCGGCCGCCCCCTGCGGGCGGGGCGGCCGGACGCGTGCCCGCATGCGCGCCGCCGGGCACACGTCCGGATCGACGCGAACCGGCGGCCCGAATCCCGGCCGCCATCCCGCCGCCCACCGGCGCTCGCGCCCGATCCCCACCCCTTCGGGCCGGGAAGGCCGCGACCGTCCGCGCGACACCCCCAACCATGGTGAGATGGGGGCATGACAACCCCCATCCAACTGTCGACCGCAGCAGAACTCGTCCGCGCCTTCGTCGCCACCGGCGACACCCTCGGCGACCGTGCGGACCTCGCGCGGTTCCTGCGTGAGCGCCGACTGGCCACCGACGGGGCCATTCCGATCACGCTCGCCGACTTCGACGAGGCCATCACCCTGCGCGACGGCCTGCACGCGCAACTACGCCGCGCCGCCGGCCACCCCGCCGACACCGAGGCCATCGCCAAGGCCCAGCGCGTCCTCGACGGGCTGCGGGTGACCGTGCGCATCGAGCCGACCGAGGGAACGGTCTCCGCGCTCGCCCCCGCCGTCGTCGACGAGGTCCGCCGCGGACTCGCCCGCATCGCGGGCGCCTGGGCCACCGTCCTCGCCACCGGCGAGTGGCGCAAGATCCGGGTCTGACCCGCTGCCCCGCCCGGTCCCTTGCGTCGACCTCGCGGATACGGCGGAGTTCCGCCGATTCCGCCCGTATCCCGAGATCGACGTCAAGGACCGGTGGCGCCGCCGGGGGAGGGACTAGGGCGTGTTCGACGGATCATTTCCGGCTCGCGGCCACCGGAACGACGCTCGCTGCGCCGCTCCACTCGTGAAGCCGACCTGGATTGACTTCGTGAAGCGGCTTGCGAGCGCCGCCCCGGACGGCCGCTCGCTCAGGAGGAAAGCATCCGCCAAACACGCCCTAGCCCCGGCCGCGGCGCTTGAGGTAGCGCTCGAACTCGCGGGCGATCGCCTCGCCGGTCGCCTCGGGAAGCTCGGCCGCGTCCTTGGCCTCCTCCAGGCTGCGCACGTAGCCCGCGATGTCCTCGTCCTCCGAGGCGAGCTCGTCGACGCCGTGCTCCCAGGCCCGGGACTCCTCGACGAGGTCGCCCAGCGGCACCGTGACGTCCAGGACGTCCTCCACACCCCGCAGCAGCGCCAGCGTGGCCTTGGGGGAGGGCGGCTGGGCCACGTAGTGCGGCACCGCCGCCCACAGGGACACCGTCTCCAGTCCCGCCGCGGCGAAGGTGTCGTGCAGCACGCCGATGATGCCGGTGGGGCCCTCGTACCCGGCGGGCTCCAGATGCAGCGACGACAGCAGGTGCTTGGGCGTGGTCACCCCGCTCACCGGCACCGGGCGGGTATGGGGGACGTCGGCCAGCAGCGCGCCCAGCAGCACCACCCGGCGCACCCCGAGCTCGCGGGCCACCGCCAGCAGGTCCCCGGCGAAGCCGCGCCAGCGCATGTTCGGCTCGACGCCGCTCACCAGCACGACATCGCAGCCCCCGCCCGCCGGCCGGGCGACGGAGATCCGGGTGCTGGGCCAGCTGATGCCCCTGCCCTCCCCGTCGACGACCTTCGTCCGCGGGCGCGCGACCTGGAAGTCGTAGTAGTCGTCGGGCTCCAGGGCCAGCAGCTCGTCGGCGCCCCAGGCCGCCGCTAGATGCTCGACCACCGACCCGGCGGCCTCCCCGGCGTCGTTCCAGCCCTCGAACGCCGCGACCAGGACAGGCTCGACGAGCTCACCCACGCTGTCGAGCTCAGACAACGGCCGTCTCCTCACACTTCCCCGGGCCGCCCTGCGCGCGGCCGGCCCGGCCGGGTTCCACTGACACACGCGACGTCCTCCGACGCGCCGTCCAGCCCTACCACGCCGCGCCGCCGCTACGACAGCCACGGGGCCGGACGCCGGCACCGGCAGCCGGACAGAACCACCCTATGGGGTGGGTGCAACGCCGCGGAACGCGCTGAGGTATCGTCGCTGGAAAGCGACGGCGGATCATCGGATGAAGTCATCCGGCGCCCCCGCCGCAGGCGCCCCACCTGCCGCATCACCGCACCGACGGCGAACGCAGGACCCCATGTCCTGTGCGGAAGGCAGGCCGACACTACAGTTAAGGGTCATGAGCTCTCGACTCTCCTTCCGGGATGCCCTTGCCCAGCGCGTCATCATCGCCGATGGTGCGATGGGCACCATGCTTCAGGCCCACGACCTCGACCTCGACGAGTTCGAGGGCCACGAAGGCTGCAACGAGATCCTCAACGTCACCCGGCCGGACGTCGTCCGCGCCACCCACGCCGCCTTCTTCGACGTCGGCGTCGACTGTGTCGAGACCAACACATTCGGTGCGAACTACGGCAACCTCGGCGAGTACGACATCGTCGACCGCACCTACGAGCTGGCCGAGGCCGGCGCGCGGGTCGCCCGCGAGGCCGCCGACGAGTACTCCACGCCCGACCACCCCCGCTACGTGCTCGGCTCCGTCGGTCCGGGCACCAAGCTCCCCACCCTCGGCCACGCCGAGTTCACGACCCTGCGCGACTACTACGAGCAGTGCCACCGCGGGCTCATCGAGGGCGGCGCCGACGCCATCCTCATCGAGACCTGCCAGGACCTGCTGCAGACCAAGGCCGCGGTGATCGCGGCGACGCGCGCGCGGCGCGCCGCCGGCTCCGACATCCCGATCATCGCCCAGGTCACCATCGAGACCACCGGCACCATGCTGCTCGGCTCGGAGATCGGCGCCGCGCTGACCGCGCTGGAGCCGCTCGGCATCGACATGATCGGGCTGAACTGCGCCACCGGCCCCGCCGAGATGAGCGAGCACCTGCGCTTCCTCTCCCAGCACTCCCGGGCGCCCATCTCCTGCATGCCCAACGCCGGCCTGCCCGAGCTCGGCGCCAACGGCGCCGTCTACCCGCTGGAGCCGCACGAGCTCGCCGACGCCCACGACACCTTCACCGGCGAGTTCGGGCTGTCGATGGTCGGCGGGTGCTGCGGCACGACGCCCGAGCACCTGCGCCAGGTCGTGGAGCGCGTGCAGGGCCGCGGCATCAAGGAGCGCCGTCCGCACAGCATCCCGTCGGCGGCCTCGCTCTACCAGAGCGTCCCCTTCCGCCAGGACACCAGCTATCTGGCCATCGGCGAGCGCACCAACGCCAACGGCTCCAAGAAGTTCCGCGAGGCGATGGTCGCCGAGCGCTACGACGACTGCGTCGAGATCGCCCGCGACCAGATCCGCGACGGCGCGCACCTGCTCGACCTGTGCGTCGACTACGTCGGCCGAGACGGTGTGCACGACATGAAGGAGCTCGCCTCCCGCATGGGCACCGCCTCCACCCTGCCGCTGGTGCTGGACTCCACCGAGCCCGCCGTGCTCGAAGCGGGCCTGGAGCTGGTCGGCGGGCGGGCCGTGGTCAACTCCGTCAACTACGAGGACGGCGACGGCCCCGACTCCCGCATCAACAAGATCATGCCGCTGGTCCAGGAGCACGGCGCCGCCGTGGTCGCGCTGA
This window contains:
- a CDS encoding HAD-IC family P-type ATPase, translating into MEQVADPAEEVRGLSSAEVAERVAQGRTNDVPVRASRTLGQIVRGNVFTRINAMIAVLFGIIAVIGPMQDGLFALVIVINTLIGIVQELRAKRTLDKLAIVNAAHPRVVRDGEVVEVRPQDVVLDDVIELGQGDQVPVDGAVVAAAGLEVDESLLTGEADPVLKAPGDRVMSGSFVVAGTGRFRAAKVGRHAYAARLAEEASRFSLVHSELRSGIDRILKFITWALFPIGGLLIFSQLALGGQVGIRESLDGGQIHGPLAEALRGMVAALVSMVPEGLVLLISVAFAVGVIRLGRRKCLVQELPAIEGLARVDIVCTDKTGTLTENGMRLAEVRDLGGGVNGERTAPREVLAALAAADPRPNASLAAVGEACGGPPDWAVTATAAFSSARKWSGASFATPAGERHYVLGAPDVLAAPDSPEAAEAERIGAQGMRVLLLARSGTPVDAPEAPGTLTPVSLVVLDQRLRDDAAPTLRYFAEQGVEVKVVSGDNAASVGAVARELELPGAESPVDARELASGQGGFDDAVERTSVFGRVTPEQKRDMVRGLQKREHTVAMTGDGVNDVLALKEADIGVAMGSGSPASRSVAQIVLLDNRFATLPAVVAEGRRVIGNIERVANLFLTKTVYSMTMATIVGLLAVSYPFFPRHATLINAVTFGIPAFFLALAPNIERARPGFVARTLRLAVPAGLISGLAAVTTYLLVLGGSAMPELTDRTAVVVTLCATTLWVLLLVAKPYVWWKVVLVASMVGLLCSVLFTPQGREFFALDISDPGKLVTALVVAGVAATLITVVRLVDDRFIERAKERHDRERAAAAAERQTAGV
- a CDS encoding NRDE family protein, producing MCTAVVGFDPGAEVPLLVAAIRDEMADRGWERPARHWPGHPDLIGGRDTRDGGTWLAVHAGAGTGPRVGALLNGWPGGGRTPRLEPTVPDRRRRSRGHLPLLMAEHGKLTLSGTELRRYEPFHLLGADAASAVLYSWDGRELTERALPTGVSVLVNTGLDPEEPRAARHTPLFAATRPSPGADTLRSAADPARIWGEWPRLVDAAARGPARTGGLGPGPDDPSSLVARADLGGGRIWASGSVSLVACSPREARYAFTGAPGDPEAWRMVR
- the mshC gene encoding cysteine--1-D-myo-inosityl 2-amino-2-deoxy-alpha-D-glucopyranoside ligase, producing the protein MRSWSAPDIVRLPGNGGPLRVHDTATGTLRTTDPGPTARMYVCGITPYDAAHIGHAFTYLTFDLVGRVWRDAGHEVDYVQNTTDVDDPLLERAAANGEDWRALAEREIQVFREDMTALRILPPRAYVGVVESVELIAEFVAKIRERGAAYEIDGDIYFSAESAPRFGEVSHLGRDEMLRLFAERGGDPERPGKKDPLDWLLWRAARPGEPAWDTVLGRGRPGWHVECSAISLHELGMGYDLNGGGSDLVFPHHEMGAAEARCATGTGPHARNYLHVGMVGLNGEKMSKSLGNLVFVSRLREQGADPMAVRLAMLGHHYRTSWEWGDAELTAATERLARWRAAAALPTGPDALPLLAQVRAALADDLDTVTALAAVDAWVGAALSGSAQDDPAAPALAADITDTLLGIGL
- a CDS encoding ABATE domain-containing protein; translated protein: MTTPIQLSTAAELVRAFVATGDTLGDRADLARFLRERRLATDGAIPITLADFDEAITLRDGLHAQLRRAAGHPADTEAIAKAQRVLDGLRVTVRIEPTEGTVSALAPAVVDEVRRGLARIAGAWATVLATGEWRKIRV
- a CDS encoding PAC2 family protein; amino-acid sequence: MSELDSVGELVEPVLVAAFEGWNDAGEAAGSVVEHLAAAWGADELLALEPDDYYDFQVARPRTKVVDGEGRGISWPSTRISVARPAGGGCDVVLVSGVEPNMRWRGFAGDLLAVARELGVRRVVLLGALLADVPHTRPVPVSGVTTPKHLLSSLHLEPAGYEGPTGIIGVLHDTFAAAGLETVSLWAAVPHYVAQPPSPKATLALLRGVEDVLDVTVPLGDLVEESRAWEHGVDELASEDEDIAGYVRSLEEAKDAAELPEATGEAIAREFERYLKRRGRG